A genome region from Micromonospora peucetia includes the following:
- a CDS encoding ABC transporter permease, whose amino-acid sequence MADPSGGALAAYRALLGAQARAQTAYRTSFVIDVVGNVGSTIFDVLTVLVIFGVTRELGGFTLREAMVIVGLSTCAFAVADLLVGNIERLPRYVRTGLFDAVLVRPLGALPQLLLMDLPLRKVSRAVFGLAVLVVAVGSADVEWTPARALLVVLAPLAGVVFFGSVFVATATVSFWWVDSGELANSVTYGGRDFTSYPITVFEGWFRALFAYGLGFAFVSYHPALALLGRADPLGLPAWVGWTAPAVALVAAAGAAAAWRTGVRHYRSTGS is encoded by the coding sequence GTGGCTGATCCGTCGGGCGGGGCACTGGCCGCGTACCGGGCACTGCTCGGCGCTCAGGCCCGCGCGCAGACGGCGTACCGGACCTCGTTCGTGATCGATGTGGTCGGCAATGTCGGGTCCACCATCTTCGACGTGCTCACCGTGCTGGTCATCTTCGGGGTGACCCGGGAGCTGGGCGGGTTCACGCTGCGCGAGGCGATGGTGATCGTCGGCCTCTCGACGTGCGCGTTCGCCGTCGCCGACCTGCTGGTGGGCAACATCGAGCGGCTGCCCCGGTACGTGCGCACCGGGCTCTTCGACGCCGTGCTGGTCCGCCCGCTCGGCGCCCTGCCCCAGTTGCTGCTCATGGACCTGCCGCTGCGCAAGGTGTCCCGCGCGGTCTTCGGGCTCGCCGTGCTGGTCGTCGCGGTCGGCTCCGCCGACGTCGAGTGGACCCCGGCGCGGGCGCTGCTGGTGGTCCTCGCCCCGCTGGCCGGTGTGGTCTTCTTCGGGTCGGTCTTCGTGGCCACCGCCACCGTCTCGTTCTGGTGGGTCGACTCGGGCGAGCTGGCCAACTCGGTCACCTACGGCGGCCGGGACTTCACCTCGTACCCGATCACCGTCTTCGAGGGCTGGTTCCGCGCGCTGTTCGCGTACGGCCTGGGCTTCGCCTTCGTCAGCTACCACCCGGCGCTGGCGCTGCTCGGCCGCGCCGACCCGCTCGGCCTGCCGGCGTGGGTCGGCTGGACCGCGCCGGCCGTCGCGCTGGTCGCCGCCGCCGGGGCCGCGGCGGCCTGGCGCACCGGGGTCCGCCACTACCGGAGTACGGGGTCATGA
- a CDS encoding WG repeat-containing protein, with product MPNASAEPTGGTPWLSPKAFDTHGVPPVTTDPRPVSAPPGGTAVLVSAPAVSPVANSSTEPAGASWTGFNGEPPTGTSEPIPAAPTARPVSAPPTQSSSAPPAQPVSAPTARPASAPPAEPVSAPPAEPSSEPRSQALSALAAEPSPAPRTPPFSALAAEPVATPPVASASYSLARATSGTAAPQSEAVSGPLIEPVSAPPAGTAPAPYTIPVAAPPAPDVSALAEHAVPAQPVSASPVPPPATQAATAPPTDVSERPGSTPSVVPPAATPPAAAPSTATPSVAAPLAGQVPPTDAERPTTPSTTGPSTAGPSTAETGTAEPDTELPGGSRDVGRLSAAQGDPEQVLSSYRWRLDPATLREIVAEPDEFRTIRRRLTEKLGAAVDNKSRARLLSLRAVVSRILGELDDALADGRLALTYAEATGELRRTAVAQARLAHVLRWRGEFVEADRLFAEANCTELPERLRAVLHEHAGRSCYDQGRLMEACHHFERALDLRGTEDSELQARIRLSLDAVAERVAETGFGPYPRSREEVLEHDRPPVPARDGDLWGFSDPDGDMVIAAEYAQAQPFRDGLAWVRCPETERWSLVDRTGATVLEPSYPVVRPFSDGLAWVSDGDDAGWVAIDATGEVVVPHGFADVRPFRRGVAVVRRDGWGAVDRNGRIVVPTRHHGFPTVLADGRYVEGFTDEGLAVVDVAGRRGVVNRAGKVLVPPTHPALVIHPVAFLVGDGTGRWGALDRRGEPLIEPVHRDREEVVAEIERLLVDTSPVL from the coding sequence ATGCCGAACGCCTCGGCTGAGCCCACGGGTGGAACACCATGGTTGTCACCGAAAGCCTTTGACACCCATGGTGTTCCACCCGTCACGACCGATCCGCGTCCGGTCTCCGCGCCGCCTGGTGGCACTGCGGTATTGGTGTCAGCACCAGCGGTCTCCCCCGTCGCCAACTCTTCGACGGAACCGGCGGGGGCGTCCTGGACCGGGTTCAACGGCGAGCCGCCGACCGGGACGAGCGAGCCGATCCCGGCCGCACCGACGGCACGACCCGTCTCCGCACCACCTACCCAGTCCAGCTCCGCACCACCGGCCCAGCCCGTCTCCGCACCAACGGCGCGACCCGCTTCCGCACCACCGGCTGAGCCCGTCTCCGCACCACCGGCTGAGCCCAGCTCCGAACCGAGGAGCCAGGCTTTATCCGCGCTGGCGGCTGAGCCCAGCCCTGCACCGAGGACCCCGCCCTTCTCCGCTCTGGCGGCTGAGCCTGTCGCTACGCCGCCCGTCGCGTCCGCCTCGTATTCGCTGGCGCGGGCCACCTCCGGCACCGCCGCGCCACAGTCCGAAGCGGTGTCGGGCCCGCTGATCGAGCCGGTCTCCGCACCACCTGCCGGAACGGCGCCAGCCCCGTACACCATTCCTGTCGCCGCGCCGCCGGCACCCGATGTCTCCGCCCTTGCCGAGCACGCCGTGCCGGCACAGCCGGTATCCGCGTCGCCTGTTCCGCCGCCAGCGACGCAGGCTGCCACCGCGCCACCTACGGACGTGTCGGAGCGGCCAGGGTCCACGCCATCTGTCGTGCCGCCCGCCGCCACACCACCCGCCGCCGCCCCATCCACCGCCACACCGTCAGTCGCCGCACCGTTGGCTGGGCAGGTGCCACCGACGGACGCGGAACGGCCGACCACGCCAAGCACCACCGGACCGAGTACCGCCGGACCGAGTACCGCCGAAACGGGCACCGCCGAGCCGGATACCGAGTTGCCCGGCGGGTCGCGGGACGTCGGACGGTTGAGCGCGGCGCAGGGTGATCCGGAGCAGGTGCTGTCGAGCTACCGCTGGCGGCTCGATCCGGCGACCCTGCGGGAGATCGTGGCGGAGCCGGACGAGTTCCGGACGATCCGACGGCGGCTGACCGAGAAGCTGGGTGCGGCCGTGGACAACAAGTCGCGCGCCCGGCTGCTCAGCCTGCGGGCGGTGGTGTCCCGGATCCTCGGCGAGCTGGACGATGCCCTCGCTGACGGCCGGCTCGCGCTCACCTACGCCGAGGCCACCGGGGAGTTGCGGCGTACGGCGGTGGCCCAGGCGCGGCTGGCGCACGTGTTGCGCTGGCGCGGTGAGTTCGTCGAGGCCGACCGGCTCTTCGCCGAGGCCAACTGCACCGAGTTGCCCGAGCGGCTGCGCGCGGTGCTGCACGAGCACGCCGGGCGGTCCTGTTACGACCAGGGCCGGCTGATGGAGGCCTGTCACCACTTCGAGCGGGCCCTGGACCTGCGCGGCACCGAGGATTCCGAGTTGCAGGCCCGGATCCGGCTGAGCCTGGACGCGGTGGCGGAGCGGGTCGCGGAGACGGGCTTCGGACCGTACCCCCGCAGCCGCGAGGAGGTGCTGGAGCATGACCGGCCCCCGGTGCCGGCCCGCGACGGCGATCTCTGGGGTTTCTCCGACCCGGACGGCGACATGGTCATCGCGGCCGAGTACGCGCAGGCGCAGCCGTTCCGCGACGGGCTGGCCTGGGTGCGGTGCCCGGAGACCGAGCGGTGGTCGCTGGTCGACCGCACCGGTGCCACGGTGCTCGAACCGTCGTACCCGGTGGTCCGGCCGTTCTCCGACGGGTTGGCCTGGGTGTCCGACGGCGACGACGCCGGCTGGGTGGCGATCGACGCCACCGGCGAGGTGGTCGTGCCGCACGGCTTCGCAGACGTACGCCCGTTCCGGCGCGGCGTGGCCGTGGTCCGCCGGGACGGCTGGGGTGCGGTCGACCGCAACGGCCGGATCGTGGTGCCCACCCGGCACCACGGGTTCCCCACCGTCCTGGCCGACGGCCGGTACGTCGAGGGTTTCACCGACGAGGGGCTGGCCGTGGTGGACGTGGCCGGCCGGCGTGGCGTGGTGAACCGGGCCGGGAAGGTGCTGGTCCCGCCCACCCATCCGGCGCTGGTCATCCACCCGGTGGCGTTCCTGGTCGGCGACGGCACCGGCCGGTGGGGTGCGCTCGACCGCCGGGGTGAGCCGCTGATCGAGCCGGTGCACCGCGACCGCGAAGAGGTCGTCGCCGAGATCGAGCGGCTGCTCGTCGACACCAGCCCCGTGCTCTGA
- a CDS encoding aldo/keto reductase family protein: MEFRHLGLSGLMVSEISYGNWITHGSQVEEDAAFACVRAALDAGITTFDTADVYAATRAEDVLGRALEGERREGLEIFTKAYWPTGPGRNDRGLSRKHIMESINGSLRRLRTDYVDLYQAHRYDYSTPLEETMEAFADVVHSGKALYIGVSEWKASQIREAHQLARQLHIPLVSNQPQYSMLWRVIESEVVPTSEELGVGQIVWSPIAQGVLSGKYLPGQPPPAGSRATDEKSGAGFISRFMTDDVLSRVQRLKPLAEQAGLSMAQLAVAWVLQNPNVSSAIVGASRPEQVHDNAKAAGVQLDVGLLKAIDEIIDPIVERDPAKTESPAERP, encoded by the coding sequence ATGGAATTCCGTCACCTGGGCCTGTCCGGCCTGATGGTCAGCGAGATCTCGTACGGCAACTGGATCACCCACGGCTCGCAGGTCGAGGAGGACGCGGCGTTCGCCTGCGTCCGGGCCGCCCTGGACGCCGGCATCACCACCTTCGACACGGCCGACGTGTACGCGGCCACCCGCGCCGAGGACGTGCTGGGTCGCGCGCTGGAGGGCGAGCGGCGCGAGGGGCTGGAGATCTTCACCAAGGCGTACTGGCCCACCGGGCCGGGCCGCAACGACCGGGGCCTGTCCCGCAAGCACATCATGGAGTCGATCAACGGCTCGCTGCGCCGACTGCGCACCGACTACGTGGACCTCTACCAGGCCCACCGGTACGACTACAGCACGCCGCTGGAGGAGACGATGGAGGCTTTCGCCGACGTCGTGCACTCCGGCAAGGCGCTCTACATCGGCGTCTCGGAGTGGAAGGCGTCGCAGATCCGCGAGGCCCACCAGCTCGCCCGGCAGCTGCACATCCCGCTGGTCTCCAACCAGCCGCAGTACTCGATGCTCTGGCGGGTCATCGAGTCCGAGGTCGTCCCCACCAGCGAGGAGTTGGGCGTCGGGCAGATCGTCTGGTCGCCGATCGCGCAGGGTGTGCTCTCGGGCAAGTACCTGCCGGGCCAGCCGCCGCCGGCCGGCTCCCGCGCCACCGACGAGAAGTCGGGCGCGGGCTTCATCTCCCGGTTCATGACCGACGACGTCCTGTCCCGGGTGCAGCGACTCAAGCCGCTGGCCGAGCAGGCCGGGCTGAGCATGGCGCAGCTCGCCGTCGCCTGGGTGCTGCAGAACCCGAACGTCTCCTCGGCGATCGTCGGCGCCTCCCGCCCGGAGCAGGTGCACGACAACGCCAAGGCGGCCGGCGTGCAGCTCGACGTCGGCCTGCTCAAGGCGATCGACGAGATCATCGACCCGATCGTCGAGCGCGACCCGGCGAAGACCGAGAGCCCGGCCGAGCGTCCGTGA
- a CDS encoding DUF3043 domain-containing protein, with protein sequence MPSLFRRKSSALVDEAVTPVTPDEESTHAQSRGYTPSKKELGRVTPKRPTAGRRPAGPTKPLTKEEQRERKRQLRAEAAAEFRTEGGPRDRGPERLLARNVVDSRRTVGTWFFGGALIVLIGSNAAMPPIIRLVSNVLWGALALGVVIDSVLISRKIRKLVRERFPNTGQRMGSLYLYAIMRSITFRRMRAPAPRVNIGDPV encoded by the coding sequence GTGCCGTCGTTGTTTCGCCGCAAGTCCTCCGCCCTCGTCGACGAGGCCGTCACCCCGGTGACCCCCGACGAGGAGTCCACGCACGCCCAGTCCCGGGGCTACACCCCGAGCAAGAAGGAGCTGGGCAGGGTCACCCCGAAGCGGCCGACCGCCGGCCGCCGGCCGGCCGGGCCCACCAAGCCGCTGACCAAGGAGGAGCAGCGGGAGCGCAAGCGCCAGCTGCGCGCCGAGGCGGCAGCGGAGTTCCGCACCGAGGGCGGCCCCCGCGACCGCGGCCCGGAGCGGCTGCTGGCCCGCAACGTGGTCGACTCCCGGCGTACGGTCGGCACCTGGTTCTTCGGTGGGGCGCTGATCGTGCTGATCGGCTCGAACGCCGCGATGCCCCCGATCATCCGCCTGGTCTCCAACGTCCTCTGGGGCGCGCTCGCCCTGGGTGTGGTGATCGACTCGGTCCTGATCTCGCGCAAGATCCGCAAGCTGGTCCGGGAGCGTTTCCCGAACACCGGGCAGCGGATGGGCTCGCTCTACCTCTACGCCATCATGCGGTCGATCACGTTCCGCCGGATGCGTGCCCCCGCGCCCCGGGTCAACATCGGCGACCCGGTCTAA
- a CDS encoding ABC transporter permease — MGSLTATVAPPNASNVILWFRTFKAIAGSGFRRYATYRQASVAGVVTNSVFGFLRCYVLLAAAGAAGTVAGYDRGQLATFVWVGQGLLAVVLLWGWTELADRIRTGDVASDLLRPVHPVTSHLAADLGRAGHAALVRFLPPVLIGPIFFEVHLPHRWSTLPIFALSAVLAVVLCFGCRFLVNATAYWLQDVRGPLILWVLASGGLAGLYFPLRFLPEWLQLVLWLGTPFPSLLQTPLDVLVERDATGTQVGLVGLQFAWAVLILAACRLVQRRAERRLVVQGG; from the coding sequence GTGGGCTCGCTCACCGCCACTGTGGCACCGCCCAACGCCTCAAACGTTATCCTATGGTTCCGGACATTTAAGGCTATAGCCGGATCAGGCTTTCGACGTTACGCCACGTACCGGCAGGCGTCGGTGGCGGGAGTCGTGACCAACTCGGTGTTCGGCTTCCTGCGGTGCTACGTCCTGCTCGCGGCGGCCGGCGCCGCCGGCACGGTGGCCGGGTACGACCGGGGCCAGCTCGCCACCTTCGTCTGGGTCGGCCAGGGCCTGCTGGCGGTCGTCCTCCTCTGGGGTTGGACCGAGCTGGCCGACCGGATCCGCACCGGCGACGTCGCCAGCGACCTGCTCCGGCCGGTGCACCCCGTGACCAGCCATCTCGCCGCCGACCTGGGCCGGGCCGGCCACGCCGCGCTGGTCCGGTTCCTTCCGCCGGTGCTGATCGGGCCGATCTTCTTCGAGGTCCACCTGCCGCACCGCTGGTCCACCCTGCCGATCTTCGCGCTCTCCGCCGTCCTCGCCGTGGTCCTCTGCTTCGGCTGCCGGTTCCTGGTCAACGCGACCGCGTACTGGTTGCAGGACGTCCGGGGACCGCTGATCCTCTGGGTGCTCGCCTCGGGCGGGCTCGCCGGGCTCTACTTCCCGCTGCGCTTCCTGCCGGAGTGGCTCCAGCTCGTCCTGTGGCTGGGCACCCCCTTCCCGAGCCTGCTCCAGACCCCGCTCGACGTGCTGGTCGAGCGGGATGCGACCGGCACCCAGGTCGGGCTGGTCGGGCTCCAGTTCGCCTGGGCGGTGTTGATCCTGGCCGCCTGCCGGCTGGTGCAGCGCCGCGCGGAACGCCGGCTGGTGGTGCAGGGTGGCTGA
- a CDS encoding ABC transporter ATP-binding protein has protein sequence MSDDVIVADGLRKEFTVRVRAGRLRREKRRVTAVDGIDLRVPRGEMLGYIGPNGAGKSTTLKMFTGVLMPSAGEVRVCGLRPVAQRTRLALRVGVVFGQRSQLWWDLPLGESFALLRHVYRVPAAAHAARLRRCRSLLDLDPFLDTPVRQLSLGQRMRGELAAALLHGPEVLFLDEPTIGLDVVSKQAVRGFLGELGRAGDTTLVLTTHDLADIERLCRRLVVVDHGRVVHDGSIAALHERYGSRRLLVADLDAPLPAPPVLPGAPLHRQEADGHRLVFALESAGVAEVVAALAGLGALRDVSIVEPDIEDVVTRLYRSR, from the coding sequence ATGAGCGACGACGTGATCGTGGCCGACGGGCTGCGCAAGGAGTTCACCGTCCGGGTACGGGCCGGCCGGCTGCGCCGGGAGAAGCGGCGGGTCACCGCCGTCGACGGGATCGACCTGCGGGTGCCCCGGGGCGAGATGCTCGGCTACATCGGGCCCAACGGCGCCGGCAAGTCGACGACCCTCAAGATGTTCACCGGCGTGCTGATGCCCTCCGCCGGCGAGGTACGCGTCTGCGGCCTGCGTCCGGTGGCCCAGCGCACCCGGCTCGCGCTGCGCGTCGGCGTGGTCTTCGGCCAGCGCTCGCAGCTCTGGTGGGACCTGCCACTGGGGGAGTCGTTCGCGCTGCTGCGGCACGTCTACCGGGTGCCGGCCGCCGCGCACGCCGCCCGGCTGCGCCGCTGCCGGAGCCTGCTCGACCTGGACCCCTTCCTGGACACCCCGGTCCGGCAGCTCTCCCTCGGGCAACGGATGCGCGGCGAGCTGGCCGCCGCCCTGCTGCACGGCCCGGAGGTGCTCTTCCTCGACGAGCCCACCATCGGCCTCGACGTGGTCAGCAAGCAGGCCGTCCGAGGTTTCCTCGGCGAGCTGGGCCGGGCCGGGGACACGACGCTGGTGCTCACCACGCACGACCTGGCCGACATCGAGCGGCTCTGCCGGCGCCTGGTCGTGGTCGACCACGGCCGGGTGGTGCACGACGGGTCGATCGCCGCGCTGCACGAGCGTTACGGGTCGCGTCGGCTGCTCGTCGCCGACCTGGACGCCCCGCTGCCCGCGCCGCCGGTGCTGCCCGGCGCGCCCCTGCACCGGCAGGAGGCCGACGGGCACCGGCTGGTCTTCGCGCTGGAGTCGGCCGGTGTGGCCGAGGTGGTGGCGGCCCTGGCCGGGCTGGGCGCGCTGCGGGACGTCTCGATCGTCGAGCCGGACATCGAGGACGTGGTGACCCGGCTCTACCGGAGCCGCTGA
- a CDS encoding bifunctional adenosylcobinamide kinase/adenosylcobinamide-phosphate guanylyltransferase, whose translation MSVDGWNTVLVLGGTRSGKSEFAESLVADAPTVRYVATAADAPADDAEWAARLAAHRVRRPETWTTEETADDPRRLADVIASAGPNETLLVDDLGGWATVLLDPAHQPADDTATIAELAAAVRACTARLVLVSPEVGLSLVPTTPLGRAFTDALGAANRAVADACDAVVLVVAGQAAWLKPGAPQPATVPVQAGPTQAGPTRVSPVTAVSAGEPVTAPEPSPDVLTPGMPPPAAANPAGGTGADGTAWAAPTLALPVVATGLVIQAGMELPMPDEYTGPQAIERLATLDVPGAGLGVLERAVGFAAATQGTVTPAPWAPVRVLLLHGEHLGGAATGTVPGESARRARQARAGRGALARLAADSGAELQVVEAPASAPMETEPALTGEQVEAALRYGWRLAEEAADAGVRLLVLGACGVGTEAAAAAVLVATAGAEAPAVLSRVITDSGEVDDAAWMRRCAAVRDALHRTRHSPRSAKDVLAELGGGDIAVATGVLLGATARRLPVMLDGPVGVAAAMVTRDLAGQARHWCLLADHGGHPAVRLGAEVLGLTPLLDLRLDLGEGANALAALPLLRSVLALAAALPAHPSLGGDDRDPEPETAPDTEEPDFREPEPAGPGPTSTEPDSREPEPGGTEPDVREPEPAGPGPTSTGTETEPVDPSGRRAG comes from the coding sequence ATGTCCGTTGACGGGTGGAACACGGTCCTGGTACTCGGCGGTACCCGGTCCGGGAAGTCCGAGTTCGCCGAGTCCCTGGTCGCCGACGCGCCGACGGTCCGCTACGTGGCCACCGCCGCCGACGCGCCCGCCGACGACGCGGAGTGGGCGGCCCGGCTGGCAGCGCACCGCGTCCGCCGGCCGGAGACCTGGACCACCGAGGAGACCGCGGACGACCCGCGCCGCCTCGCGGACGTGATCGCCTCCGCCGGGCCGAACGAGACGCTGCTCGTCGACGACCTCGGCGGCTGGGCGACCGTGCTGCTCGACCCGGCCCACCAGCCGGCGGACGACACCGCCACGATCGCCGAACTGGCGGCGGCGGTCCGCGCCTGCACAGCCCGGCTGGTGCTGGTCAGTCCCGAGGTCGGGCTCTCGCTGGTGCCCACCACCCCGCTCGGCCGGGCCTTCACCGACGCGCTCGGCGCGGCCAACCGGGCGGTCGCCGACGCCTGCGACGCCGTGGTCCTCGTGGTCGCCGGCCAGGCGGCCTGGCTGAAGCCGGGCGCCCCGCAGCCCGCCACGGTGCCCGTCCAGGCCGGCCCGACACAGGCCGGTCCGACGCGGGTTTCTCCGGTCACGGCCGTCAGCGCGGGCGAGCCGGTGACCGCGCCGGAACCCTCCCCGGACGTGCTCACCCCCGGGATGCCGCCGCCGGCCGCCGCCAACCCGGCCGGTGGCACCGGGGCGGACGGCACCGCCTGGGCCGCCCCGACCCTGGCGCTGCCGGTGGTCGCCACTGGCCTGGTCATCCAGGCGGGCATGGAACTGCCCATGCCCGACGAGTACACCGGTCCGCAGGCGATCGAGCGGCTCGCCACCCTGGACGTGCCCGGGGCGGGGCTCGGCGTGCTGGAGCGGGCCGTCGGGTTCGCCGCCGCCACCCAGGGCACCGTCACGCCGGCCCCGTGGGCTCCCGTGCGGGTGCTGCTGCTGCACGGCGAGCACCTCGGCGGCGCCGCCACCGGCACCGTGCCGGGCGAGTCGGCGCGCCGGGCCCGCCAGGCCCGCGCCGGCCGGGGGGCGCTGGCCCGTCTGGCCGCCGACAGCGGCGCCGAACTCCAGGTGGTCGAGGCCCCGGCGTCCGCACCGATGGAGACCGAGCCGGCGCTGACCGGCGAGCAGGTCGAGGCCGCCCTGCGCTACGGCTGGCGGCTCGCCGAGGAGGCCGCCGACGCGGGCGTACGACTGCTGGTGCTCGGGGCGTGCGGCGTCGGCACCGAGGCCGCCGCGGCGGCGGTGCTGGTGGCGACGGCGGGCGCCGAGGCGCCCGCCGTGCTCAGCCGGGTGATCACGGATTCGGGCGAGGTCGACGACGCGGCCTGGATGCGACGGTGCGCGGCGGTGCGGGACGCCCTGCACCGGACCCGGCACTCGCCGCGCAGCGCCAAGGACGTGCTGGCCGAGCTGGGCGGCGGGGACATCGCGGTGGCAACCGGCGTCCTGCTCGGCGCCACCGCCCGCCGGTTGCCGGTCATGCTCGACGGGCCGGTCGGCGTGGCCGCAGCCATGGTCACCCGCGACCTGGCCGGGCAGGCCCGACACTGGTGCCTGCTGGCCGACCACGGCGGGCACCCCGCCGTCCGGCTCGGCGCCGAGGTGCTCGGCCTGACCCCGCTGCTCGACCTGCGGCTCGACCTGGGCGAGGGCGCCAACGCGCTGGCCGCGCTGCCGCTGCTGCGGTCGGTGCTGGCGCTGGCCGCAGCCCTGCCGGCCCACCCGTCGCTCGGCGGCGACGACCGGGACCCCGAACCGGAGACCGCGCCGGACACCGAAGAGCCGGACTTCCGCGAACCCGAACCCGCCGGTCCCGGCCCGACCAGCACCGAACCCGACTCCCGCGAACCGGAGCCCGGCGGCACCGAACCCGACGTCCGGGAGCCGGAGCCGGCCGGCCCGGGGCCGACCAGCACCGGGACGGAGACGGAACCGGTGGACCCGTCCGGTCGGCGTGCCGGCTGA
- the cobS gene encoding adenosylcobinamide-GDP ribazoletransferase has protein sequence MPAESRLADGARLALTTFTTLPVRAGRIDRSVAATAMALAPAVGALLGVVLAGILLLPGALAPPLVAAAVTVGAGALLTRGLHLDGLADTVDALGSYRRGTAALEIMKKSDVGPFGVAALVVVLLVQTAALAELAGRSWPAALAAVVAATAAGRFGVAVACRRGVPAARPEGLGALVAGTVGPVALAAGAVAVALPALAAVPGRPWQGPLAVAAALAVAVGLLRHVVRRLGGVTGDVLGATVEVVTTLVYLGLVLSG, from the coding sequence GTGCCGGCTGAGTCGCGGCTCGCCGACGGGGCGCGGCTGGCGCTGACCACCTTCACCACCCTGCCGGTACGCGCCGGTCGCATCGACCGGTCGGTGGCGGCAACGGCGATGGCCCTCGCCCCGGCGGTCGGCGCGCTGCTCGGCGTCGTCCTCGCCGGGATCCTGCTGCTCCCGGGTGCCCTCGCGCCCCCGCTGGTCGCGGCGGCGGTGACCGTCGGCGCCGGGGCGCTGCTCACCCGTGGGCTGCACCTGGACGGGCTGGCCGACACCGTGGACGCGCTGGGGTCGTACCGGCGGGGAACGGCCGCGCTGGAGATCATGAAGAAGTCGGACGTGGGCCCGTTCGGGGTGGCCGCGCTGGTGGTCGTACTCCTGGTGCAGACGGCCGCCCTCGCGGAGCTGGCGGGGCGGTCGTGGCCGGCGGCACTCGCGGCGGTGGTCGCAGCGACGGCCGCCGGCCGGTTCGGGGTGGCGGTGGCCTGCCGGCGCGGGGTGCCGGCCGCCCGCCCGGAAGGGCTCGGCGCGCTGGTCGCGGGCACCGTGGGGCCGGTCGCCCTGGCCGCCGGGGCGGTCGCCGTCGCGCTGCCGGCGCTCGCGGCCGTGCCGGGCCGCCCGTGGCAGGGGCCGCTCGCCGTCGCCGCCGCCCTCGCCGTCGCGGTGGGGCTGCTGAGACACGTGGTACGCCGGCTCGGCGGTGTCACCGGCGACGTGCTCGGCGCGACCGTCGAGGTGGTCACCACGCTGGTCTACCTGGGACTGGTGCTGTCCGGCTGA
- a CDS encoding site-2 protease family protein, with protein MAGDRPGGEPLVLGVPRAAFRPSPVFLALVALFVTSGVLTWNGFGNVRLDVFLFVVSGWLVSLCLHEYAHAVVAFRAGDRSVAHRGYLTLNPLKYSHPLLSIVLPVAVVLLGGIGLPGGAVWVDRHAIPGRLRHTLVSLAGPATNVLFTLVLVLAVRLGAAGGGPVEFWAALALLAFLQLTASVLNLLPVPGLDGGNMIQPWLNPQWRKMYDLFAPFGFILLFALLWNPRINGWFFGAVFTVGDFLGLPQRLYALGLDLIRFWQG; from the coding sequence ATGGCCGGCGACCGCCCGGGGGGCGAGCCGCTGGTGCTCGGCGTGCCCCGGGCGGCGTTCCGGCCCAGCCCGGTCTTCCTCGCCCTCGTCGCGCTCTTCGTGACCAGTGGGGTGCTCACCTGGAACGGGTTCGGCAACGTCCGGCTCGACGTGTTCCTCTTCGTCGTCTCCGGCTGGCTGGTCTCGCTCTGTCTGCACGAGTACGCCCACGCCGTCGTCGCGTTCCGGGCCGGCGACCGCAGCGTCGCCCACCGGGGCTACCTGACGCTCAACCCGCTGAAGTACAGCCACCCGCTGCTGTCGATCGTGCTGCCGGTGGCCGTCGTGCTGCTCGGCGGCATCGGCCTGCCCGGCGGGGCGGTCTGGGTGGACCGGCACGCCATTCCGGGGCGGCTGCGGCACACTCTGGTCAGCCTCGCCGGCCCGGCCACCAACGTGCTGTTCACGCTCGTCCTGGTGCTCGCCGTACGCCTCGGCGCGGCCGGCGGCGGGCCGGTCGAGTTCTGGGCGGCCCTGGCGCTGCTGGCGTTCCTCCAGCTCACCGCGAGCGTGCTCAACCTGCTTCCGGTGCCGGGCCTGGACGGCGGCAACATGATCCAGCCGTGGCTGAACCCGCAGTGGCGCAAGATGTACGACCTGTTCGCCCCGTTCGGCTTCATCCTGCTGTTCGCGCTGCTGTGGAACCCGCGGATCAACGGCTGGTTCTTCGGCGCGGTCTTCACCGTCGGCGACTTCCTCGGCCTGCCCCAGCGGCTATACGCCCTCGGCCTGGACCTGATCCGCTTCTGGCAGGGCTGA